The following coding sequences lie in one Stigmatopora argus isolate UIUO_Sarg chromosome 5, RoL_Sarg_1.0, whole genome shotgun sequence genomic window:
- the lgi3 gene encoding leucine-rich repeat LGI family member 3 isoform X2, translating to MVNAAFTSIPEGAFSHLHLLQFLLLNSNTFSLISNDAFAGLSHLQYLFIENNDVQMLSKHTFRGLKSLTHLSLSNNKLQEVPRDLFKHLDILTDLDLRGNSFRCDCKIQWLVDWIEKTNTSVPHIYCASPFELQGRRIHDLASRDFNCISPDFVVYGTFPFHAMSAESYQFAGDQFIAFAQPESGFCTLYVWDHVEMSFRTFYNITSRSALYCKPVVINNTLYMIAAQLFGGSHIYKWEEDPLRFVKIQDIDTTRVRKPNFVETFELDGEWYFVVADSSKAGSTSIYRWNSNGFYSHQSLHQWHRDTHAEFLDVGGKPQLILSSATQPPVVYQWNRSLKRFDFSTQITQQADVQMVKHFWVRKALYLCLTRFIGDSKIVRWEGQRFVETQTLPSRGSMVVYPFSVGLRQYLVLGSDFSFSTIYLWDDLTQRFQPFQELNMRAPRAFGLVSVDDKDILLAASFKGNSLAYQHLLVDLSAK from the exons ATGGTGAACGCTGCATTTACGAGCATCCCAGAGGGCGCTTTCTCGCACCTTCACTTGCTTCAGTTCCT ACTGTTGAATTCCAACACATTCTCCCTGATTTCAAATGATGCTTTTGCTGGCCTGTCTCACCTGCAATACCT GTTCATCGAGAATAACGACGTCCAAATGCTCTCCAAACACACCTTCCGAGGTCTCAAATCTCTGACTCACCT GTCCCTCTCAAACAACAAGCTCCAAGAAGTGCCCAGAGATCTTTTCAAACATCTGGACATTCTCACAGATTT GGATCTGCGGGGGAACTCCTTCCGCTGCGACTGCAAAATCCAGTGGTTGGTGGACTGGATTGAGAAGACCAACACTTCGGTTCCGCACATTTACTGCGCTAGCCCCTTTGAATTGCAGGGACGCAGAATTCACGACCTGGCCTCCAGAGACTTTAACTGCATCAGCCCAG ATTTTGTAGTTTACGGAACATTTCCCTTCCACGCCATGTCAGCGGAATCTTACCAGTTCGCCGGAGATCAATTCATCGCCTTTGCGCAACCGGAATCGGGCTTCTGCACTCTTTATGTGTGGGATCACGTGGAAATGTCCTTCAGGACCTTTTATAACATCACCT CTCGATCGGCGCTGTACTGCAAACCAGTGGTGATAAACAACACGCTTTACATGATTGCGGCCCAACTTTTTGGTGGTTCTCACATCTACAA GTGGGAAGAGGACCCTCTCCGTTTCGTGAAAATCCAAGACATCGACACAACTCGGGTCAGGAAGCCTAACTTCGTGGAGACCTTCGAGCTGGACGGCGAATGGTATTTTGTCGTAGCGGACAGCTCCAAGGCCGGCTCCACCAGCATTTATCGCTGGAACAGCAACGGTTTTTACTCCCACCAGTCGCTCCACCAGTGGCACCGCGACACCCACGCAGAGTTCctggacgtgggaggaaagccTCAGCTCATCCTGTCCAGCGCCACGCAACCCCCGGTGGTCTACCAGTGGAACCGGAGCCTGAAGCGCTTTGACTTTTCCACCCAAATCACCCAGCAAGCCGACGTGCAGATGGTCAAGCACTTTTGGGTCCGCAAGGCGCTATACCTCTGCCTCACGCGCTTCATCGGCGACTCCAAGATCGTGCGCTGGGAAGGACAGCGTTTCGTGGAGACCCAGACTCTCCCGTCTCGCGGCTCCATGGTGGTGTACCCCTTCTCGGTGGGCCTTCGCCAGTATCTGGTCCTGGGGAGTGATTTCTCATTTTCCACCATCTACTTGTGGGATGATCTCACTCAGCGCTTTCAGCCCTTCCAGGAAC
- the lgi3 gene encoding leucine-rich repeat LGI family member 3 isoform X1 has translation MMEMGRRCLHVIYLLLVCLSFCPPGESIAKKAVKVPRCPATCSCTKDSAFCVDTKAIPKSFPPGIISLTMVNAAFTSIPEGAFSHLHLLQFLLLNSNTFSLISNDAFAGLSHLQYLFIENNDVQMLSKHTFRGLKSLTHLSLSNNKLQEVPRDLFKHLDILTDLDLRGNSFRCDCKIQWLVDWIEKTNTSVPHIYCASPFELQGRRIHDLASRDFNCISPDFVVYGTFPFHAMSAESYQFAGDQFIAFAQPESGFCTLYVWDHVEMSFRTFYNITSRSALYCKPVVINNTLYMIAAQLFGGSHIYKWEEDPLRFVKIQDIDTTRVRKPNFVETFELDGEWYFVVADSSKAGSTSIYRWNSNGFYSHQSLHQWHRDTHAEFLDVGGKPQLILSSATQPPVVYQWNRSLKRFDFSTQITQQADVQMVKHFWVRKALYLCLTRFIGDSKIVRWEGQRFVETQTLPSRGSMVVYPFSVGLRQYLVLGSDFSFSTIYLWDDLTQRFQPFQELNMRAPRAFGLVSVDDKDILLAASFKGNSLAYQHLLVDLSAK, from the exons ATGATGGAGATGGGCCGAAGATGCCTCCATGTGATCTACTTGCtgcttgtgtgtctgtctttttgCCCGCCAGGAGAATCGATCGCAAAGAAGGCCGTCAAGGTACCCCGCTGTCCTGCCACATGCTCTTGCACTAAAGACAGCGCCTTCTGCGTGGACACCAAAGCCATCCCCAAGAGCTTCCCACCTGGGATCATTTCTCT GACGATGGTGAACGCTGCATTTACGAGCATCCCAGAGGGCGCTTTCTCGCACCTTCACTTGCTTCAGTTCCT ACTGTTGAATTCCAACACATTCTCCCTGATTTCAAATGATGCTTTTGCTGGCCTGTCTCACCTGCAATACCT GTTCATCGAGAATAACGACGTCCAAATGCTCTCCAAACACACCTTCCGAGGTCTCAAATCTCTGACTCACCT GTCCCTCTCAAACAACAAGCTCCAAGAAGTGCCCAGAGATCTTTTCAAACATCTGGACATTCTCACAGATTT GGATCTGCGGGGGAACTCCTTCCGCTGCGACTGCAAAATCCAGTGGTTGGTGGACTGGATTGAGAAGACCAACACTTCGGTTCCGCACATTTACTGCGCTAGCCCCTTTGAATTGCAGGGACGCAGAATTCACGACCTGGCCTCCAGAGACTTTAACTGCATCAGCCCAG ATTTTGTAGTTTACGGAACATTTCCCTTCCACGCCATGTCAGCGGAATCTTACCAGTTCGCCGGAGATCAATTCATCGCCTTTGCGCAACCGGAATCGGGCTTCTGCACTCTTTATGTGTGGGATCACGTGGAAATGTCCTTCAGGACCTTTTATAACATCACCT CTCGATCGGCGCTGTACTGCAAACCAGTGGTGATAAACAACACGCTTTACATGATTGCGGCCCAACTTTTTGGTGGTTCTCACATCTACAA GTGGGAAGAGGACCCTCTCCGTTTCGTGAAAATCCAAGACATCGACACAACTCGGGTCAGGAAGCCTAACTTCGTGGAGACCTTCGAGCTGGACGGCGAATGGTATTTTGTCGTAGCGGACAGCTCCAAGGCCGGCTCCACCAGCATTTATCGCTGGAACAGCAACGGTTTTTACTCCCACCAGTCGCTCCACCAGTGGCACCGCGACACCCACGCAGAGTTCctggacgtgggaggaaagccTCAGCTCATCCTGTCCAGCGCCACGCAACCCCCGGTGGTCTACCAGTGGAACCGGAGCCTGAAGCGCTTTGACTTTTCCACCCAAATCACCCAGCAAGCCGACGTGCAGATGGTCAAGCACTTTTGGGTCCGCAAGGCGCTATACCTCTGCCTCACGCGCTTCATCGGCGACTCCAAGATCGTGCGCTGGGAAGGACAGCGTTTCGTGGAGACCCAGACTCTCCCGTCTCGCGGCTCCATGGTGGTGTACCCCTTCTCGGTGGGCCTTCGCCAGTATCTGGTCCTGGGGAGTGATTTCTCATTTTCCACCATCTACTTGTGGGATGATCTCACTCAGCGCTTTCAGCCCTTCCAGGAAC